GGTCTACTCTTCTTTGAACAATACCAGATTAAAATAAAAATTCACTTTCCAAATATTATACGACGTGCTCAAGGCCAGAGGAGTCGGAGGCAACCTGTCCAAAACCTTTCTCTTCCAAAAATACCAGTAAGGTTCCTTTTTCCAATTGAAAATCATCAATTTTTATAATGGCTCTTCTAATAAAATCTCTTAGTTCTTCAATAATGGGAGAAGTAACTACTAGACCACCCCTATTGCTGATTGGATTCATCGTGTGAGCAGTATGTGACCTCAATTTATAGAACACATTTACCCTCTTAAAAATATACTTTGAATCATCAAAATCATTGCCTATCAAAACGGCAAGATTTCTTGAGGTCTTATATCCAATTTCGTATCCATCAGATAACGAATTTTCAGCAGCCGTAATGAGCGCTAAAAAAGCCAAGTCTGGATTCTCGAATTGAAGTTGATATGATCTGTTAAACGCATCTACTGAACTCTTTAGGTTCGCCTTATTTAAAAGTGACTCATGCTTTTTAACAAAGCTGGTTATTTTTTGAGTTTCTTCTACTGTCAATGAAAATCTCGGGTGAGTTAGGAGTTTTCGTTGTCTTTCAGTTCGGTGATAAATTTTTGTAAAATCTTCGTTTACACAATAGCACATAGCCGGCAGTGCAATATTACCTGGCTTATATAGTCGAAACAGCTTGATGATTGAATCCAAATAACCATAAACCAGTCTATCCTCAAACTCTACTCTATGCTGGGTGAGCCATGAATCCATTTTATTGTTTTGTTCGTCATGAGGTGGATTGATTCGATTTCTGATCATATAAAGAGAGCCATCTTCATGGTTGACCCAATCGTTCAGCATTATACTCCTCTCAACCAATTCTGGTGTAGTGCCCATCACCCCAGCGAGGAGAGGAAGTGCATCTGTTATCCCGAGCCTGGAAATCGTGAAATCATGGTCTAATGGAACGTCCAAGATTGTTTTATCAACACCGGTAAGAAAACCTATGAACGTAACAAAGGAGTGCATTGATGGTTATCTAGGACTATGTGATAAAAGGATGTCTCATCTCGTTCCAACATCCATTCGACAGGTTGAAAGCCGTAATGGCTATTTTCTCATTAACTATGTCCCTCGTTGGAGTTAAATCCCTGATGGGATTACCGGATGAAGCAATTCGTTCGGAAATAGAGTATTTAGGCGTCATATCCAACGCCAACCATTCTATTCTTGATCTATCCCTGGATGATGGCTTTCAGTTCGAACAAATGGATGTTAACGAATTTACTGGCTTAATCTCTGATTTAGAAGGGCTTCCAAAGGAAGTAGCGCACGGAAAAGCAAAGGAGTTTAGATGCATCAACTACGACGAAAAGAAAGTATATGTTATCCACAATAGCATCGTAACGGACTCTGACATTCCAGATGAAGATAAATATCCGGATAATCCGAGCCAAGAGGAATTGGATGATTTTTTTGAAGCTTCTGACTATTATCAATTTTTATCCATACTTGGTTCAATACAAAGGGATTGTTTGGATGATGGCGTGAGAGACTTGTGCCAAAAAATGAGATTGTTTAAGGAAGGTGGAGTTTCTCTTCAATTTTCTTACTGCTACTTGAACCGAATGGATAAAAAAGAACTCTTGGCTCAGAGCGTTCAAGACAGAGGAATTATCGATTTTTCTAACTATATAATTACGGAGTCCGAGAAAAGAGATCTGACAGATTTTATTAGAAATGTCGTCATCCCATTTAAAAGTGGTACCGTTCAACTAGCGTTAGAAAATTTTGACTTATCGTATTATACGTCTGCCCATATTCATGGTATGTCTCTACCATTTCTTGTTTTAATGAATGGCATCGAAGCGCTGTACAATCCGGGATTTGGTGACTTACGTTCAAGAACATCTAGAAACTGTGCGGTTCTTTTAGGCGGTAGTGATATCGAAAAATGTAGGATGGTATCTACTCGGATGAAAGGGCTATATAAAAAAAGGGCTTTACTTCTTTCAAGTGGCAATAATAGTCTCATAAAGGAAAAAGATGTTTTAGACCTTAGACAATATCTTAGGGAATCCATCATTGGATTTTACAAACTGGGATTAAATGAGAGTGAAATTCGTTCTATGCTTGATTCAAAAGGCTATGGACAAACGCTCCCTTAAAAAGAAAAATACTTGTCTACAAATAAGTTTGTACTCTCTACCTAATGGATTACGATGTTGGGCTCAAAAATTTCTAGTGTGGTCTAGTATCAGTATAATGTCGGATTCAGAAGAGTGAAGCCAATAATACAATAAATGAAATTGAACTGAGTTAACAGGAACAATGAAACATCACGCTCTCGAAGGTACAACTACATGTTTCAAGAAGCCGTGGTTGATATTTGGGTATGGGGTCCATTGATGGAATATATCACAGAGAAATACTTGACTTGTTAAGCATGCTTTTTGACCAATCCATCATCCTTGATATTAAAAGGTTATCAGGCGAACGAAACAATAAGCAATCAGTACCGAATCTACAGCAAATGGTCAATGATATTGATAAAAAAATTGGGGGAGATAGCATTGCAGATCTAATCTGGGTTTATGAAGAACAGAGAGGACCCGACGGTACAACCTTTAAAAATGATACAGCCGCATATCATGATGAGAAAGATCGAGAGATATTTCGACCGTTGCAATATGCTATTTTAAGCTGTATCGCACCTCATAGAATGCTCAATGCTCGATTTTCCATTCAGGAGAGCTGTGCACATGTTGAGATCGTCCTAAAGAAAAAATTGAAAGCGAAAAACATTGATGCCGACGAGTCTCCACTGGGGGCGGCTTTACATAAGGCGAAAAACCAAAAGCTCTTAGATGCAACAAATATAGAATTAATCGAAAAAATCAATCATGTATACAGGAAGGCTAAACATGATTTTTCCTTCAAAGGCATCCCGAGCGAAACCAATCCTAATTTTGACTCATCTATGTTCAATCTCCTAGAAGCGGTTTCCATGTTCTTCATCTGCCGTAAAGTCGGTTTGCTGCTAGATCCCGGTTTGGCATAGTCGAGTAAGCATGATGTATTAAGGATAGTGAAAATGACCTAATCCAATAGTGGATAAGGAAAAGAAAGGGTTTGAGTTGACTCTGTTCGATGATTGAATTTCGATATTCATCATCTGGCTCGAAGAATGTGCGGTCCCGGCTGAGCCCACTCATCTTCCTGTCCAGACAGCAATCCTGATGGGTCCAACTATAGCTACACATCGATTTACTGGCCATGGATTTTGCTACCGGCATTGGAAAATGGTGCGCAATATCTGGCATAGCCATGGTTCGGTCCCACCGGGAATCACCGCGCGTTCGAACATCGAACGAATTTATTGACGACCCATGAACAATTTTTATGGCTCGCGGCCTAGTTGGCCGAACGGCCCAAAAGATCATGAACGTTCATTGAACATTAAAACACGAAAATGCTGAACATTATGGCATTTGCCCCTTGAGCTGCTGAAATTCCCATACGATCGCCGGATGCTGGGCAAGGTAACCGCAACCTCTGTATTTTCGAACAGGGGCTCTAGTTTATATCGGGCGGATATCCATGAGACAGCATTGGAATGAGATTCTACGAATATCGATCCCGGTGATTTTTTCAATGGTGTCGGAGCAACGCCTATTCTATTAAGCTGATAAAGAGCTCAGGAAGCATCATTGAGCGCCTGAAGCTTTTCTTCCAACGACCTCGATATATAATTGAAGGGCCCTCTCGCTCGATTGCCATCTGTTCTTTACCTTAATTGCAGGGAGTTCCCCCTGATCTGCCCTCAGGGCCAGGTACTTTGCCGAATATGTCTCGCCACCCTGGAATTTGACCAAGGGCTTCAGCTCGTCTTCTATGGTTCCCACCTGGGACAAGAGGTTTAGGAGCGAGCTGCCTGTTCTGACCATGATGAAATCGGTCAAGGGTGCTAGGTCACCGCGATTTCCTGCCTGGAGCGATTTCAAGTATGCTTCGCGGTCACCCGGAAGAACGTTAACTGGCGGCCAGTTATGCTTCATGAGGTGGAGATTCAACAATAACCTCCCCACACGACCGTTCCCATTGCTAAAGGGATGAATCGATTCGAAACCATGATGCATCCAAGACCCTAACGTGAATGGTTCCTCTCCCTCCAAGTCCCTCTGGTCATATTCCTTGATCAGTTCTTCCATTCGCATAACGACCTTCTCTGGTCTGGGCGGAGAGAACTGAGCCCCACGAATGACTACATTGGTGCGTCTCCATTGGCCTGCATCGGCCATCAGTCCCTTGAAAATCTCTTCGTGGAGTTCAAGTATGTTGATAAGATCGATAGGCCGTGCTCTTCGGTTTATCAGGTTCCTAAAAGCCTTCTCGTGTTGCAGGGTCTCCATTATATCTGCGATCGGTTTTTCGACCCCTTTTTGATCAAGGAGGACCGTCTCTACTTCATCATAGGTGAGAGTGTTGCCTTCTATTGCGTTCGTACCGTAAGTGTTTAAGGAGCTCATCCCTTTCCAAATATTCTCGGGCAATGCGTCCAACGACCCCCTATTTAGAAATTCACCTCTGAGTTTCTCTAATATGTATTTTTGCATTATCCATGAATATGCCATATATTGTATATAACCTTATATGCATAATTTGACATATACAAAGAAAAGCATATTCGCCGATGTGTAAACTAATTGACCTGAAAATCACCTACCTTTGATCTCCAGACATGGATATAAAACGCGCTAAGGAGTTATGATGTGGTCTTCAAGGGGCAGCACGTGAAAGTACCTCTTGAAATTTGTTTTAACGTTCTGATTCAACCCTATGTTGCTAATATTAAATGGGGGCGGAGCCCTATCGCACTCGGCTCGATTTTCATATGATGAAAAGAAAAGAGAGCCTCACCAAATACTGAGAGGCAATACGTTTATCAAGCTGGCTCTGAGTAATGTCGAAAGAATCGAACATAAATTCATATCATCTGGCTCGTTCGATGTGTAGCCCCGGCTGAGCCCACTCATCCTTCTATCCAGATAACTATTTTTGAAATTCAATTCAAACGGTTTTTCCGTTTATAGTCAGTTCATCAAGGAACATGCGGTTGTACGATTCATTGACGTTGGCGAACGAGGGTCGGCTCATGAGCGGCAGTCATGGACCATAGCGCCAATAGTGCTGCCGACCGCCACATCGACCACGTCGATAGGACCTCTGGCGCTCTTGAGCGACCGTGTTCAATTGCATTCCTCAAACTGGCTGTTGTACAGTTCGCTGTAGAACCCGCCCTGGCCCAGAAGCTGTTCATGGTTCCCGCTCTCCACGATGCTTCCGTTTCTCATGACGAGGATCACATCAGCGTCCTTTATCGTCGAAAGGCGGTGAGCGATGATGAAGGAGGTCCTTCCCACCGTGAGGTCGTTCATCGCTTTTTGGATGATCTGCTCGGTCCGGGTATCCACGGAGCTGGTGGCCTCGTCCAGGATCAGGAGGGGCGCATTCTGCACCACCGCACGGGCAATGGTCAGCTGCTGCCTCTGTCCAATGGACATTTTGGACTCGTCATCGAGCAGGGTATCGTAGCCATCCGGCAATGTGCTGATGAAATGGTGGATGCCGACGGCCTTGCAGGCGTTCTCGATCTCCTCATCGGTGACGCCCTCCTTGCAATAGGCGATGTTCTCCCTGATGGTGCCCTGGAACAGCCAGGTATCCTGAAGGACCATGCAGAACATGTCATGCACGTTCTCCCTCGTGAGCTGCCTCGTCGATACATTGTCGATGAGGATATCGCCCGAGTTCACCTCGTAGAAGCGCATCAGGAGGTTGACGATGGTGGTCTTGCCGGCCCCGGTCGGGCCGACTATCGCCACCTTTTCTCCGGCCTTCACCTTGACGGAGAAATCGTGGATGATCTCCTTCTCTGGAGTGTACCCGAAGAAAACGTTCCTGAACTCCACATCCCCTTTCACATCCCTATGGACCAGCGTCTTTCCGTCTTCGTTCTCCAGCTCCGGTTCGTCGAGGAACTCGAAGACCCGCTCCGAAGCTGCGGCGACAGATTGCAGGCTGGCCATGGCCTGTCCCAGCTGCGTGAGGGGCTGCGTGAACAGGCGCACGTACACTATGAACGCGACTATTGTGCCTATGAGTATGGTGCCGTTGATGACCTGAACAGCGCCAACGATGCACACCATCACATATCCCAGATTTCCGATGAACCCCATGATGGGCATCATCATGCCGGAGAGGAACAGCGACTTGAACGCACTGTCAAAGAGTTCGCTGTTGAGGGAGTCGAACTCCCTCTGGGCAGCCTCCTCGCCATTGTACGCCTTGACGATATTGTGCCCTGCGTACCTCTCCTCGACATAGCCGTTTATCTTGCCCAGCGAGGCCTGCTGGCGGACGAAGTGCTTTTGCGACCTGGACATCACCAGCATCATCAATCCGAAGCCGCCCAGCGCGGAAGCGATGGCGGTCAGGGCCAAGGTGACATCGGTAATGAGCATCATCACCGTCGAGCCTATGAGCATCGCGGAAGCGCTCAAAAGCGTACCGAGGCTCTGGTTCATCGATTGACCGATGGTGTCCACATCGTTGGTCGCGCGGCTGAGGACATCGCCGTAGCTGGTCCGATCGAAATACCTGAGCGGAAGGCGGTTGATCTTCTCCGATATGTCGGTGCGGAGGCGCTTCGACAGCTTCTGGACCACCGTGGCCACTATGTATCCTTGGCCGTAGGTCGTCACTGCCGAGATGATGTAGATCGTTACCAGGAACATGCCGATGCTGGCGACCCCGGCGAGGTCGAACGAGCCGGTCGTCATCCCGCCGTAGATCAGATTGGTTATCTCGCTGAGCTTGTCGGGCCCTATGACGGTAAGCGCGGTCCCAATGATCACGAGGACAGAGGCAACGATGATGGCCACAGCGTATGGCCTCATGTAGGCCAGCATCTTTCGCCAGGCATCCTTGAAGCTCTTGGCCTTTCCCCCTTGGTGCCTGCCACCGGGTCCTCCCGGACGACCGCCCTGCATCATCTGCAGAGTTCCTCCTCGGATAGTTGAGAGTAGACAATGTCCTTGTACACCGGGCAGGTGCCGAGTAGATCGTGGTGCTTGCCTATGCCCGCGATATATCCATTGTCCAGTACGATGATCTTGTCGGCATCCAGTATCGTGCCGACCCTCTGGGCGACGATTATGCTGATCGCATCGGCCGTTTCTTTCTTGAGGGCGCTTCTGAGCTGGCGGTCGGTCTTATAATCCAGGGCCGAGAACGAATCGTCGAAGATGAATATCTCGGGCCGCCGATATACCGCGCGAGCGATGGAGAGGCGCTGCTTCTGGCCTCCCGAGATGTTCGTCCCGCCCTGAGCTATTGTGGCACTGTAGCCGCCCTCCGTGGCCTCCACGAACTCTGTTGCCTGGGCGACCTCGACAGCTCCCCTCACATCCTCTTCCATGTTCTCGGACGTCCTGTCGCCATAAGCGACATTGGAGGCGATGGTGCCCGAGAACAGGCTGGCCTTCTGAGGCACATATCCTATCTTCCCATGAAGGGCCTTGAGAGTGTAATCGCGGACATCCACTCCGTCGATGGTGATGGAGCCCTCGGTGACATCGTATGAGCGCATGATAAGACTAACAATGGTGCTCTTCCCGCTCCCGGTAGAGCCGATGAACGCCACGGTCTCCCCTCGTTCTGCCTTGAAACTGATGTCCTTCAAAACATAGTCGGATGCACCAGGATACTTGAACCCCACCTTGTCGAACACTATCTCGCCGTTGGCCGTTCCGGGCGATTCCGTGATCTGCCCATCCGTTATAGTCGGTTCCGTATCCAGTATCTCCTCGATACGCCTGGCGGCGACAACTGCCCGTGGCAGGATTATGAACACGATGATGAGCATCATGAAGCCCATGATGACCTGCATGGCGTACGAGAGGAAGGTGACCATGCTCGAGAACAGTATCATCTGCGTCCCGATGCCTACGGTGGCCGCAATGATCATCGCCCCTATCCAATAGATGGAAAGGGACAGCATGCTCATCACCGTTGATATCACTGGCGTCATCAGCGCCATGGCACGGCTGGTGAACAAGTTGTTGGATGTGAGGTTCTCGTTGGCCTTTTCGAACTTCTTCTCCTGATATTCCTGCGCGTTATATGCGCGGATGACACGAATGCCCTTGAGGTTCTCTCTTATGTCGCGGTTGACCTCATCGGTTAGCCACTGGATCTTCTTGAATCGGGGGACCACGAAGTACATCAGCGCCGAGATGACCACGATCATTACGACGATAGCCACAGCAGTAGCCGCGGTCCATTGCCAGTTTTTTCCGGAGATCTTAATGATCGCCCAGCCGGCCAGGATCGGTGCCCTGATTATCACCTGCAGCCCCAGCGCAACGGCCATCTGCACCTGCGTGATATCGTTGGTCGCGCGCGTTATCAGGCTTGCCGTTGAGAATTTGCCGATCTCGTTCGAGGAAAACGACTGGACCTTGCCAAACTCCATGGAACGAAGCCGCTTGGATAGGCTCGTGGCGACATAGGCGGCCAGGTAACCTGTTGCCATTGCCATCAGAAGGCTTCCGAAAGAGAGGGCGAGCATGATCATTCCCTCCCCCATGACCTCCTCCATGGTACCTCCGGTCTGGATCAGGTTGGTGATCGTGAACATATGATCCGGGATCATCAGGTCGAACCATACCTGGACCACAATGAACGCCGTGATGGCGGTGATCAGCCCCCACTCTCTGGCCTTAAGGTACCGCAGAATCATTTTCCACCAATGCCTTCATCGCACCAATCGCACACAAGGGCGCATCAGACCGGGAGATCGGAGGGGTTCATGAGATGAGCGCCTTGCGGATTTAGAGGCCGCCAATCCCGTCCCTCTTTATATACATTCGGCTTTTCTACCCACTCTTTGAAGGCGCATCTTGAGCGGCATGCCGTTCATTCCTTAACCCTACGAACTCGCTTCCAGGCAATCCACTGTCGGCGGCTGCAACGGGCAGTGATGAGGCAGTAGGGGACATCGATGGGGTTTGATAGTCAAGCTGATAACTCGGATCTACGCTTGGGAACGGTTGTGCCCGGCGAGGAATATATTATGGCGGCAGACAGGCATAAGGGCGTAATGTCCAGAGGCGGTTCCGCACCCGAGCGCATCTCCCCTCGGCGCATCATCTTCGGCATGACCTCGGTCGCAGTGCTGTTCTTTCTTCTTTCAGCGAGCATGATCCCATCGGTGGACGGATTCGAAAGGCCGCCGCCGGTGACCAATGGAAGCGCGGGGGCCAATGTAACCTATGACATCGATCTGAACTCCATGTGCATCACCTTTGAGGGCAGCGGCCCCATGTATGACTATGACGATCCCGATGTCCCGCCCAACGACCCCCGGGCCGGTGCTCCCCCGTGGTCCGAGCTCAACCTCAGGAGCGCGATCATAGAGAAAGGCGTGACGAGAGTGGGCGACAGCGCTCTCCGGTACAATCCGGATATTGCGAGCGTAAGCCTCCCTGATGGACTTGAGTCGATAGGTACCAATGCATTCTCCGGCACTTCCATAACACTAATCGACCTGCCGGATACGCTCACCAGCATAGGCACGCTGGCATTTTTCGGTACAAGGCTAACGGCCGTGACCGTTCCGGATTCCGTGGAGACGATAGGCGGCAGCGCCTTCGCCAAGAACGTTAACCTTGCCACCGTCGTCATCGGTGACGGGGTCCGCATCCTTTCCCAAGGCCTTGTGGCGGACACTCCTGTCCTGACATCGTTCACCATCGGAAAGAACGTCACCGCGATCGAGAGATGGCTTACGAGCGGCTCCGGCCTCAAGGATCTGTGCATACCGGGGAAGGTGGCATGGATATCCCCGGAGGCCTTCTCAACAAGGTACCTCGATTCCCTGGAACGTATCGATGTGGAACCCGGCAACGAATATTATTCCAGCTCGGACGGCATACTTTTCAACAATGACAAGAGCGAGATCGTCAGATTCCTCCCCACCTCCGGGATTGCGGAGTACTATATACCGGACGGCGTGGAATCCATATCCCCTTTTGCGTTCTACATGTGCATCTCACTGGAAAGGGTCGTGCTTCCAGATTCGGTGGGATATATCGGTAAGAACGCCTTCGGACAGTGCACCGGAATGAAATATCTGTCCATATCCGACGGTGTTACCCAGATCGACAAGTCCGGTGTGGACACCGGAAGCGTGCTTGAATATCTGTATATCGGAAGCGGAATGAAGGCCGTTGACGGCACTATCGTTCCGTCCCTCGGTTCCGCGATCAATATACACATCGGCGCCGGCGTCACACATCTGGATTATGAAACGATGAGGCAGAACCCCTACCTTAAGAGCATAACCGTCGATCTCAACAACCCTCATTTCGCGTCTGTTAACGGTGCACTCTACAACAACAACATCAAACAGCTGCTCGTCGTTCCTGGCGCTTTGACTGGCCATTTCATAATGCCCAACAGCGTCACGCATATAAGCGATAACTCGTTCAGATACTCTTCCTTGTCTTCCGTTACCCTGAGCAACGATCTTTCGGTTATAGGCAGGGGCGCGTTCGCGGGCACCTCCCTCACAAGCATAAAGATACCTCTTAGTGTGAAGATCATAGGTGATGATGCCTTTGCAGGCTGTTCCAATATGACAATGATCCACTTTGAAGGGGGGGCCCTCCCGACGATAGGCAGGAACGCCTTCGACACCGGGGGGTCCGAGGCCGTAAGGGTGTATTCGGCCATGACCCCCGGGTTCCTGGACAGATATTCTGGAGATACGGACCTAGCGTACTACGACTCCGAGGCATCATATGCCAGCATTGTCGACGAGATGGCCCGCAACACTGCCTATATACTTGTGGCCATTGTCATTCTGTCCGTATCCTTGGTAGGAATAGAGGTGGCGATCTCCAAAAAGAGCAGAAGGTGATTCATCTTCTTCTGAGGCATACCGCCGTTGCCGCGAGCAATAGCGCTATTGTTGCGATCGCCGCGATCATGATCGCGGAGGCCCCCTCTCCTTCCTGATCTTCCCATATGCGCGCCTCGTATTGCGATATGCTCTCCGCATCCTCCCATGACGCAGAGTGTTCCTCATCATAGAATATGGTGAAATCCGGATGCGCTCCGCGGAACACGTGTACCCCGAATTCAGGAGGGGCTCCCTCGAAGTGCGCATATCGCATTTCGCTGCATTCGTACATCGCCCGGTCTCCCACATACCTCACGCTCGAAGGTATCGTCACTTCCGCAAGCGACGTGAAGGAAAGAGCGCGGGGGCCTATCTCCGTGATCGTGGAAGGTATTGTTACTTTGCTGAATTTCGCACCCTGCATGGAGTTGTCGCCCAAGGCCGTCGTTCCGTCCGGTATCGTGTATGACGAGAGCGCTTTTCCCGAAGGATAACATTTCAATTCCATGTCCTTGCTGAACAGAACTCCATCGATGGAAAGGAATTCCGTGTTGCGGCTGTCGACCGTTATGTCCGTCAGCCGGGGACAGGACAGGAATGCATCCCTTCCGATGGTTCCGGTGCATTCCCCGATGCTCACGGTCATCACACCGGAACTTTTGAACGCCCCATCCCCTATGGATACCGCGGAATCGAGCACCGCTTCCTCCAAGGCCACGCAGTTGTAGAATGCCCCGGACCCTATGCGTTCGACGCCCTGCATCGGGAAGGAGATCAGGGATGTGCATTCCGAGAACGCATTGCTCCCTATTTCGGTGACGCCTCCGTTGACAAGGTTCAGATCAGTCAGGCTGCTGTCGGATAGGAATGCGCTGTTCCCCACCGACCCGATCGTTCCGTATGCCGTGACGGTTCTGAGCGCATAACAGTTGTCGAAGGACCAATCCGGTATAGCGTCTATCCCCGAGCCGAGCGTCACGCTCTCAAGCTTGTAACACGCCCTGAACACGCCTTCTTTGTACGTTGTCACGGAATCCGGAACGGTCACGGCCGTGATCTCACAATTCATTCTGAAGCTTTCAAAGCCCATATACTCCAGACCGGACGGAAG
The nucleotide sequence above comes from Methanomassiliicoccus luminyensis B10. Encoded proteins:
- a CDS encoding leucine-rich repeat domain-containing protein; amino-acid sequence: MPGEEYIMAADRHKGVMSRGGSAPERISPRRIIFGMTSVAVLFFLLSASMIPSVDGFERPPPVTNGSAGANVTYDIDLNSMCITFEGSGPMYDYDDPDVPPNDPRAGAPPWSELNLRSAIIEKGVTRVGDSALRYNPDIASVSLPDGLESIGTNAFSGTSITLIDLPDTLTSIGTLAFFGTRLTAVTVPDSVETIGGSAFAKNVNLATVVIGDGVRILSQGLVADTPVLTSFTIGKNVTAIERWLTSGSGLKDLCIPGKVAWISPEAFSTRYLDSLERIDVEPGNEYYSSSDGILFNNDKSEIVRFLPTSGIAEYYIPDGVESISPFAFYMCISLERVVLPDSVGYIGKNAFGQCTGMKYLSISDGVTQIDKSGVDTGSVLEYLYIGSGMKAVDGTIVPSLGSAINIHIGAGVTHLDYETMRQNPYLKSITVDLNNPHFASVNGALYNNNIKQLLVVPGALTGHFIMPNSVTHISDNSFRYSSLSSVTLSNDLSVIGRGAFAGTSLTSIKIPLSVKIIGDDAFAGCSNMTMIHFEGGALPTIGRNAFDTGGSEAVRVYSAMTPGFLDRYSGDTDLAYYDSEASYASIVDEMARNTAYILVAIVILSVSLVGIEVAISKKSRR
- a CDS encoding Fic family protein; its protein translation is MAYSWIMQKYILEKLRGEFLNRGSLDALPENIWKGMSSLNTYGTNAIEGNTLTYDEVETVLLDQKGVEKPIADIMETLQHEKAFRNLINRRARPIDLINILELHEEIFKGLMADAGQWRRTNVVIRGAQFSPPRPEKVVMRMEELIKEYDQRDLEGEEPFTLGSWMHHGFESIHPFSNGNGRVGRLLLNLHLMKHNWPPVNVLPGDREAYLKSLQAGNRGDLAPLTDFIMVRTGSSLLNLLSQVGTIEDELKPLVKFQGGETYSAKYLALRADQGELPAIKVKNRWQSSERALQLYIEVVGRKASGAQ
- a CDS encoding leucine-rich repeat domain-containing protein, which codes for MRKMAVLAAALLLATALLSLQPVGSSAEPTFDEWNTFDESTYQYTTHLQNGRYWSEITAYSGTAENLTVQSSMEGYQVTSIGDSAFSGNTYLKTVIIPERVTVIGKNAFSGCMQLNDIYFMGPMPEIGQGALGSAAAHYLSAHSGSWDGYSGSKSQTEEYSDGSLKYYIVNDTAHVCGWMSGSRVEIPASVTKDGIVYEMRSVAPWAFYGNWNITEVSIAEGVSMIEERAFMYCKNLSSLTLPSTLLAIDDEAFRMEIPSSSAGSEASLEVLTLPSGLEYMGFESFRMNCEITAVTVPDSVTTYKEGVFRACYKLESVTLGSGIDAIPDWSFDNCYALRTVTAYGTIGSVGNSAFLSDSSLTDLNLVNGGVTEIGSNAFSECTSLISFPMQGVERIGSGAFYNCVALEEAVLDSAVSIGDGAFKSSGVMTVSIGECTGTIGRDAFLSCPRLTDITVDSRNTEFLSIDGVLFSKDMELKCYPSGKALSSYTIPDGTTALGDNSMQGAKFSKVTIPSTITEIGPRALSFTSLAEVTIPSSVRYVGDRAMYECSEMRYAHFEGAPPEFGVHVFRGAHPDFTIFYDEEHSASWEDAESISQYEARIWEDQEGEGASAIMIAAIATIALLLAATAVCLRRR
- a CDS encoding ABC transporter ATP-binding protein, translating into MMQGGRPGGPGGRHQGGKAKSFKDAWRKMLAYMRPYAVAIIVASVLVIIGTALTVIGPDKLSEITNLIYGGMTTGSFDLAGVASIGMFLVTIYIISAVTTYGQGYIVATVVQKLSKRLRTDISEKINRLPLRYFDRTSYGDVLSRATNDVDTIGQSMNQSLGTLLSASAMLIGSTVMMLITDVTLALTAIASALGGFGLMMLVMSRSQKHFVRQQASLGKINGYVEERYAGHNIVKAYNGEEAAQREFDSLNSELFDSAFKSLFLSGMMMPIMGFIGNLGYVMVCIVGAVQVINGTILIGTIVAFIVYVRLFTQPLTQLGQAMASLQSVAAASERVFEFLDEPELENEDGKTLVHRDVKGDVEFRNVFFGYTPEKEIIHDFSVKVKAGEKVAIVGPTGAGKTTIVNLLMRFYEVNSGDILIDNVSTRQLTRENVHDMFCMVLQDTWLFQGTIRENIAYCKEGVTDEEIENACKAVGIHHFISTLPDGYDTLLDDESKMSIGQRQQLTIARAVVQNAPLLILDEATSSVDTRTEQIIQKAMNDLTVGRTSFIIAHRLSTIKDADVILVMRNGSIVESGNHEQLLGQGGFYSELYNSQFEECN
- a CDS encoding ABC transporter ATP-binding protein is translated as MILRYLKAREWGLITAITAFIVVQVWFDLMIPDHMFTITNLIQTGGTMEEVMGEGMIMLALSFGSLLMAMATGYLAAYVATSLSKRLRSMEFGKVQSFSSNEIGKFSTASLITRATNDITQVQMAVALGLQVIIRAPILAGWAIIKISGKNWQWTAATAVAIVVMIVVISALMYFVVPRFKKIQWLTDEVNRDIRENLKGIRVIRAYNAQEYQEKKFEKANENLTSNNLFTSRAMALMTPVISTVMSMLSLSIYWIGAMIIAATVGIGTQMILFSSMVTFLSYAMQVIMGFMMLIIVFIILPRAVVAARRIEEILDTEPTITDGQITESPGTANGEIVFDKVGFKYPGASDYVLKDISFKAERGETVAFIGSTGSGKSTIVSLIMRSYDVTEGSITIDGVDVRDYTLKALHGKIGYVPQKASLFSGTIASNVAYGDRTSENMEEDVRGAVEVAQATEFVEATEGGYSATIAQGGTNISGGQKQRLSIARAVYRRPEIFIFDDSFSALDYKTDRQLRSALKKETADAISIIVAQRVGTILDADKIIVLDNGYIAGIGKHHDLLGTCPVYKDIVYSQLSEEELCR